One stretch of Arthrobacter polaris DNA includes these proteins:
- a CDS encoding glycoside hydrolase family 3 N-terminal domain-containing protein, whose amino-acid sequence MEGKENATRSRVKHAKILNRLTLCAITTALVAAFGVGAAPAAPPPVQQAPVTMAAAAALTPSAQLSRMTMEQRVGQLFMVAADATGASAATLSALSNYHVGNVYLSGRSAAGTVATSAVVQRMSAGVSPSTTGNVKLLVGTDQEGGYVQVLSGPGFSTIPTALAQGSQAPATLQANAQAWGNQLAAAGLNLNLAPVLDTVPSAAFAXSNAPIGYYQREYGYTPQAVMSHGLAFAAGMAQANIVTTAKHFPGLGRVTANTDTSGNVHDTVTTSNDSYLQPFQAXVDAGTGIVMVSSAYYDRIDATHIGPFSATIMQTILRGNLGFNGVILSDDLCNAAQLAPWSLATRATSFFDAGGSMLLCANPASIAAMYNAVLGLAQSNPAFASVVNAAALKVLQLKAATIPSAFGPGSTGIVTDFNGDGTADVLAGQCREPVSVPGQRQRRLVATGTDWLWLEHLQPRIQPRRFQRRWHS is encoded by the coding sequence GTGGAAGGCAAGGAAAACGCCACCCGAAGCCGTGTGAAACATGCGAAAATCCTCAACCGCTTAACGCTTTGTGCAATCACCACGGCCCTTGTCGCGGCCTTCGGGGTCGGTGCGGCGCCAGCAGCCCCGCCTCCCGTTCAGCAGGCACCGGTCACGATGGCAGCGGCGGCGGCCTTGACGCCGTCGGCCCAGTTGTCCCGCATGACCATGGAGCAGCGGGTAGGCCAGCTCTTTATGGTGGCGGCCGATGCCACTGGCGCCTCCGCCGCGACCCTGTCCGCACTGTCCAACTACCACGTGGGCAACGTCTACCTTTCCGGGCGCAGTGCCGCCGGCACTGTAGCGACGTCCGCCGTGGTCCAGCGTATGAGCGCGGGAGTCTCTCCCAGCACCACCGGCAACGTCAAGCTGCTTGTAGGCACAGACCAAGAAGGCGGCTACGTCCAGGTTCTTAGCGGTCCCGGATTCTCCACCATCCCGACGGCACTGGCCCAGGGCTCGCAGGCACCGGCGACATTGCAGGCCAATGCGCAGGCATGGGGCAATCAGCTGGCGGCCGCAGGGTTGAACCTGAACTTGGCGCCCGTGCTGGACACCGTGCCCAGCGCGGCGTTCGCCNCTTCCAACGCCCCTATCGGCTATTACCAACGAGAATACGGCTACACGCCCCAGGCAGTCATGAGCCACGGTCTTGCCTTTGCTGCGGGCATGGCGCAGGCGAATATTGTCACCACCGCCAAGCACTTCCCGGGGCTAGGCCGGGTCACGGCGAACACGGATACCAGCGGCAACGTCCACGACACCGTCACCACCAGCAACGACTCCTATCTGCAGCCGTTCCAGGCGNCCGTCGATGCCGGCACCGGCATTGTCATGGTCTCCAGCGCCTACTACGACAGGATTGACGCGACCCACATCGGCCCGTTTTCCGCCACCATAATGCAGACCATCTTGCGCGGGAACCTCGGCTTCAACGGCGTCATACTTTCCGATGACCTGTGCAACGCAGCGCAATTGGCGCCTTGGTCCCTGGCCACCAGGGCCACAAGTTTCTTCGACGCCGGCGGGAGCATGCTTCTATGCGCCAACCCGGCCTCCATTGCCGCCATGTACAACGCAGTCCTTGGCTTGGCCCAGTCCAACCCTGCCTTTGCATCCGTGGTCAATGCTGCAGCGCTGAAGGTGCTTCAGCTCAAGGCTGCCACCATCCCGTCCGCCTTCGGTCCCGGTTCCACTGGCATCGTGACGGACTTTAACGGTGACGGCACGGCCGATGTCCTGGCCGGACAGTGCCGGGAACCTGTTTCTGTACCCGGGCAGCGGCAACGGAGGCTGGTTGCCACGGGCACAGATTGGCTATGGCTGGAACATCTACAACCTCGTATTCAGCCCCGGCGATTTCAACGGCGATGGCACAGCTGA
- a CDS encoding acetate/propionate family kinase encodes MRVLVINSGSSSLKYQIRDTDTNEVAANGLIERIGEGGPGPRNHGEAMDQVATALEGELAQRPIDAVGHRVVHGGERFSEPVLVNNEITRAIERLNPLAPLHNPANVLGIRAITAKWPDMAQVAVXDTAFHRTLPEHAWRYAVPDSLYRQYGIRRYGFHGTSHQFVTQRAAELLEVPLAGFNAVVAHLGNGASITAIQGGASIDTSMGFTPLEGLVMGTRSGDIDXSILIFLQRQGMSADEIDTLLNKDSGLKALFGDNDMRSIADAAETGDARAQMALDITSYRLAKYIGGYHVAVGGAHALVFTAGIGENSAAFRAQVVARLGALGVKLGVEANLVRSAAPRVISSADSAIPVLVVPTDEEQAIAEATAAVVRSSHR; translated from the coding sequence ATGCGCGTGCTGGTCATCAATTCAGGCTCCTCCTCACTGAAATACCAGATCCGGGACACCGACACCAACGAGGTGGCCGCCAACGGCTTGATTGAGCGTATTGGTGAAGGTGGGCCTGGACCTAGGAACCATGGTGAGGCCATGGATCAAGTGGCGACTGCGCTGGAAGGTGAGTTGGCGCAACGGCCCATTGACGCCGTCGGACACAGAGTGGTTCACGGAGGGGAACGTTTCAGTGAACCTGTCCTGGTGAATAATGAGATTACCCGTGCCATTGAACGGCTGAACCCGCTGGCGCCACTACACAACCCGGCCAATGTGTTGGGGATCCGCGCCATCACGGCGAAATGGCCGGATATGGCGCAGGTTGCCGTTNTTGACACCGCGTTCCACCGCACACTACCTGAACACGCGTGGCGTTATGCGGTCCCGGATTCGCTCTACCGGCAGTACGGGATCAGGCGTTACGGCTTCCACGGTACATCGCACCAATTCGTGACCCAGCGTGCTGCAGAGTTGCTTGAGGTGCCACTGGCCGGGTTCAACGCCGTGGTGGCGCACTTGGGCAACGGTGCTTCGATCACGGCCATTCAGGGCGGTGCCAGTATTGACACGTCCATGGGCTTCACGCCGCTAGAAGGCCTGGTCATGGGCACCCGCAGCGGCGACATTGACNCCTCCATCTTGATCTTCTTGCAACGCCAAGGCATGAGCGCCGATGAAATCGATACGCTGCTGAATAAGGATTCCGGGCTTAAAGCGCTCTTTGGTGACAATGACATGCGCTCCATTGCCGACGCCGCCGAGACCGGGGATGCTCGCGCCCAAATGGCCTTGGACATCACCTCCTACCGGCTGGCAAAATACATTGGTGGCTACCACGTGGCCGTCGGTGGTGCGCACGCGTTGGTGTTCACGGCCGGAATCGGGGAGAACTCCGCAGCTTTCCGGGCCCAGGTGGTGGCACGGTTGGGTGCGCTGGGTGTGAAGCTCGGTGTCGAGGCGAACCTTGTGCGCTCGGCAGCGCCCAGGGTGATCAGCTCCGCTGACTCGGCTATCCCAGTCCTGGTGGTGCCCACGGATGAAGAACAGGCCATCGCGGAAGCGACAGCCGCCGTGGTGCGTTCTAGCCATAGGTGA